Within the Nicotiana tabacum cultivar K326 chromosome 11, ASM71507v2, whole genome shotgun sequence genome, the region cgttactccctgcaccttgtgtgcagatccaagtgcccgagtggcagagtgagggtcctcagctgatccAGAGGTTGACGGAGAttcaaggtagttgcatggcattcgcagccctattttctccttcttatcttgttcttttccgaCATTTTTCTAGACTTTTGTTGTATCAGACAGTCagttatgtagtagaggctcCAGACTCGTGACACTAGATATTTGGGGCTGTGTagttcatgtttatttgacttccgcttatatttggttgttttaaacacttattttggaaatttggtatttaaaccattgttagaaaatggttttataaaaggaatttgttgtagttaatggtttgggttggcttacctagtaatgtgataggcgccatcacgaccaggtatttggggtcgtgacacgtgtctagtagagcctgtTTGTAGATGTGTTGTGTACCACATTATATAAATaggaagctacaaggcatttaggagtctgttacccttctttcaaatccaaatcgtgctatagagttgagtcataagagttcgagCCAAAGCTCATGTTTGCTAATGATATAGAGATATTTTCAATAAGAAAAATTATAGATAGCCAGAGGGCTAATACAACAGCAGGTGAGGGCATTAGTAGATAGAGTATTCTTGACGACAATGGCCCTGTTTGAGACCCTATTAGATCATGCATACCTGATGTGCGAATTTCCCACTTACCCTAAGACGGAAATCTCTAACATACCCCGTGAATAGCAGACCATGAGAGTATCAGATGGTAAAAGAATAAGTTTCAATAGGTAACAGAAGCAATGTGAAGAAGGGTGcaaggtacctagttaatgaagattatctgAATTTCCACGTCAGACAGAGAAATAAAAGGATTCTAAGCTACCTTCAATAGAAATAGAGGTTTGTACAATTGGtcatacccatctcagttatgccttatgggagctaacatatatagtttaagagaaggatgagatatcaggatccagcttgggttagagtaacccgaAATGGTGGATTGAGGCAGGGGAGCTAACGGTGAAACAATGTTtggttgaagttttcagaataatgcGATAGATTGAAGTATTAGCAGAAgcataagaagagagtaaatgacgCATTATGAGTAAGGTATGATAAATGGGtaataacggtaaatcaaaatatggtaggatgacagagtctatggtcaagtgaaggaaaagacaagagatCACAGGCTTTGAGACTATAAAAAAGTatatgccataaagtcatatatttattttgaaaaatgagTTGGTGGCTCCAACATGATTACTAGAAAGCAAAGTTAGACCCTCTGAGTGATAGAAATTAGCATAGTCTAgtaaataagaaaaaacaaacatgatttaatgaccGAAGGATTCAATAATAGTAGGATTTGTCGTAAACCTTCTTCGCCCTCTCTCCGTTATAAAAATTCCCAATTCTTcttcgctctctctctctctcttcttaaAAATTTCTCAATTCTCAGCAGAAATCCATTTTCAAGACTACCTGGACATGGAATATCAGAAGAAACTCGCAAGAATAAACAGAATATGCATACGAAACCAAAAGCGGACTAAACCCTTCTCGGATCGCAATGGTAAAAACTTATATTTCCACACTTAGCTTTAATGTATTTAACCTTTTCCGTGTTATAAATTAATCGATGTTAGATATAAACCCTAATTTATAACATGAAATAGTTGaccagaaataaagaaaaaacatcTCCAGGTACTGAAAATTGACATATTATTAGTAACACATTCTCATTTTGGTGTACTGCAAAAAGGATGGTTTAGGTGTTCTATGATCCAATTTCTTTGTTAGTGGCTTATTTTGATCGAGAAATTCTTTTGGTCCAGCAAAGTATGAAATGCGCATGAAACTTTATATCTTTTGGTAGACTGTATGTtgaattattttatattattccTTTTCTCTAACTCATTTTCGAAAATTTCATGTGTTCTACAGAGAATGTTGATCCCACAAATTGCAGAGGGAATGctaatgaaaaagaaaacaaatttccTTCTTTGCCTGATATAACAATGGTCAGTTCTTATAAATCTAAGGGTGTTAATTTTTACTAAATAGTTTCATATATGTCAAGCTTATCTTAATTGAAAAGATTCATGAACAGTTTCCCAGTCGAGACGCAAGAGGTGCTTTCTAAAAGATGATGTCAATGAAATGAGGAAACAAAGGAATGTAATGAGAACAAATATGTCAATTAACACAAATATGTCATGGCACATTTGAAAAGAATTCAGGTGAATCTGGATTGAGTACCATTAGGATGGCTGGAATGTATGCTCTAGATGGTGATAAAAGAAATACACATGTTGTTGTGCCAACTCCATCATATAAGAATTGTACACCACCAGTTGACATCCCTATAACATGTTGTGGACATGTTTTTTCCTCCAAACCTTTTGAATATAATCCAAAGTCCCTTCCACTACGAGATTTTAGAAATGGTTAATCTTTTATGATCTTATTTCTTAACTTGTATGTAATGGTTATCTATATTTATCAGAAtgtttaaatatttgaatttttagtTTGTGAATGGCAGTGTTTGAAAGTTGTTTGTCTTCAAATAAAAAGCAGAACAAAGGGAAAGGCATATTAGTGAATGAGAATACAGATAAATCTGGACTGAGTACAATTAGAATGTTTGGGATGCATACTGCACATGGAGAAAAAAATAAATGGACATGTTGTGCCAATTCCATCATATCAAAATTGCACACCATCAATTATCTACCCCATAATGAGTTGTGGGTAGATTTCGAAATCCAAGCCTCTTGCATATAATCCAAAGTCCCTTCCAGTAGCAAATTTGAAAAATGGTTAGCCTTTTCTGGTGTCCTAATTATTAATTTGTATGTAGTGGTTATATATTGGTATAGAAggtttaaatatttgaaaatttaaCTTTATGATTGACAGCATTTGAAAGTTGTTTGTCTTCAAATACGAAGCAGAACAAAGGGAAAGGCATATTGATGAATGAGAATATGAATAACTCTAGATTGAGTATAATTAGAATGGCTGGAATGCATGCGCCAAATGGCGATAAAACAAATGGACATTGTGTTGCGCCAACTCCATCATATCAAAATTGCACGCCACCAGTTAGCATTCCCATAATTAGTTGTCGACAAGTTTCTTCATTAAAATCTTTTGCATATGATCCAAAGTCCCTTCCACTCTGAGATTTGAATAACAGTCAGTCTTTGTTTGCTGTCCTAATCCTTAACTTGTATGTAATGGTTATCTATATTTATCTGGAATGTTTAAACTTTAATGTAACTTGAaaagtttatttttttaatgataGAGTGTGAAAGTTGTTTGTCTTCCAATACAAAGCAAAAGATGGTGGTGAATGAGCATATGGATTCAAGTCGTGTCAATATGCaaactgaaattttaagttcCAGTAATGTTACCCCACAAGATCATTCAAGTAATTTTGGTTAGTTGCTCAACTGTCTCTAGATAATAACTCATAACTAAATTCAAGAAACTATAGGATATTATTAAACTTTTTTCTACTACTTTGAgttattaattactccttttaTATTAAACAAAGGCATTATATGTATTCAAAGTGAAGATAAAGTCCCTGATTTAAATATTGCTCTAGGTGATGAAGGTAAAACTTTGAGTTTTCTCATATCGCTATAGACTCATTGCAAAGTTGTACTTTTGTAGTAAAATTCCGATATTAACATCATTATATACACAAATTCATGAAagttaattatatatttatttcatgcaTAACAGGTCAACTAAACCTAGAAGGTgaagatgatgataatgatgatgatgctgatgaTGAAGATGCAAATGAATGTAAAGGTACATGAAGAATAACTCAATTAGTGATAAATCATGTCCAACATATATTGATAATTAGAGTTgtagttcaattgtcacttatttGAGTTTACTATCAACTTTTTATAGAGGATGACATTGACTGTTGAGACATTTGCAATGAAGGTATGTATTATGTGTGTTTTCATATATGGGATTAATGAAATTAGCTACATTATAAAATTGATGACTTTAACCATATAAAtatttcattaatagagtatagGAATATAGAAGATCCTACAAATGTATGCGAATATTGTGGGGCATATTTTTGGTTCGAAGAAAGAGTATAAGTCTAAATGACCAGTATTTACTATATGTTGTAATTGTGGAAAGATAAAGCTGCTGAATCCAAAGGACCCTCCTCAAATTCTAACACAATTGTTGTTTGGATCTAGTAAGGGGAAACATCTATTttaatctttttaaaataatatcgCATTTCATATATAGTTCGTCATTCTCCAACTGCATAAAATGCAGGTCCTAAAAGCGACCATTTTTGAGAGAACATTAGGATTTATAATTCTATGTTCTCATTTACATCAATGGGGAAAAAGTTGATGTCTCTTTTAATCAAACACGGGGACCAAGAACACTCAAATTGTCTGGTTAGAACTATCATCAAATCGGAAGTCTATTGCCTCCTGATGGATCCAACCCAAAGTTTGCGCAATTATATATTTATGATACAGAAAATGAAGTACAAAATAGAATTCACGCTGTGAGGTTTGGATTCTACCATAAATGAATTATAACACGTAAATATATTTTACATGAAAATacaatatataataattttatatatatgtatttttgtgcaGTCGTGGCCAAACCATGGAAAAACTTCATGTTAAGATTGTTAATGATCTGAAGCAAATGCTTGATGGCAACAATGTTTTGGCAAAGACAATTTGAATGGTAAGAGATAGATTTCaagaagatagaagcaacaaTGTTAGACTCAGATTGAAAGGAAAAAGGGGCACCGATGGAAGAAGATACAACTTGCCTATGGTTTAGAGGTAGTTGCTTTGATGGTGGAAGATTTTGGACTATCTAGATGTGATAGGGACATCCTTATCGAAACCCAATCCGGACAGCTACAAAGGATAAATGAATTAAATGCTGCCTATTTAGGGTTATAATATCCTTTACTATTTCCATATGGTGAAGATGGATACAGAGAGGACATTCCTTTCGAGGGAGATGATGAATCGATTGGAGGAAGGAAATGTGTTAGCATGCGGGAGTATTTTTCTTATAAAATTCAAGAAAGGAATAATGAAGTTCCGACGATTGTGTCTTCTAGAAGATTATTTCAGCAATTCTTGGTTGATGCATATACAATGATCGAATCTTCTCGATTAAGTTATATTAGGCTCAATCAAAAAAAGTTGAGATGTCACATGTATAAAAGCTTACAAGATGTTATTTTGCATGGAGAAATTAATCCTTCTTCTCAAAGAAAAAGGATAATTCTACCGTCCAACTTTACAGGGGGTGCACGATACATGATTCAAAACTATCAAGATACTATGGCAATATGCAAATAGGCTGGGTACCCTGATATTTTCATCACCTTTACTTGAAATCCAAAGTGGCCTGAGATTCGTAGATTTTAACTAAATCCTGAGGATCGTCCAGACATTTTAGCTAGGGTATTAAAAATCAAATCGGACCGTTTGATAAAGGATTTATGCGACAATCAGATTTTTGAAAAAGTAAAAGCATGTATATTGCCATAGTTAACTTCTAACAAATAATAATTACTTTTTATGTTACATAGGATAATAGGTTTTAAACGAATATTTCAATTATATTTATGAAGTGTAATAAATTCTTTTTGATGTAGTGATTTATACAGTTGagtttcaaaaacgagggttgcCTGATGCTCACATCTTGCTTTTTCTTCATGAGCATGATAAATATCCAACTGCTGCAGATATTGATCGAATCATTTTTGCCGAAATACCAGATGAATTGGCTGATCCTGTTTATTATAAGGCCGTTCATAATTTTATGATGCATGGCCCGTGTGGTTCTACAAGAAAATCTTCTCCTTGCATGCAGAACGGAAGATGTACCAAGCATTTTCCAAAAAGGTTTGTTGAGTCAACAACAATTGATGAGGAGGGTTATCCTGTTTATAGACGAAGGGATAATGGTAGAAATATAAAAAAAGATGGTATTGACTTGGATAGTAGGTATGTGGTGCCTCACAATCGGTTCTTATTACTTAAGCATGATGCTCATATTAATGTAGAATGGTGCAATTAGTCAAGATTCATTAAGTACTTATTTAAGTATATTAACAAAGGAAATGATCGTGTTACCGCTGATTTTTCTCAAAGCGTGcaagagaaagattcatcaaataTTGATGAAATAAATATGTATTATAATTGCGGATACATATCACCATGTGAAGCTGCTTGGAGaatattcaaattttcaattcaccATAGAGAACCTCCTGTGGAAAGACTATCATTTCATCTTCCAAATGAATAAAATGTTATATTCTCTGATGATGATCCAATTGATTATGTTGCAAATAGACCAAGTGTAAAGGAATCAATATTTTTAAGCTGGTTTGAGACAAATAAAACATTGCCAGAAGCAAGAGAATTGACTTATGCAGAATTCACTCTTAAGTTTGTTTGGATGAAACAATTTAAAAGttgggagaaaagaaaaacttctgtATTTTTCATTGGAAGAATTTTCTTTGTTCCGCCTGGAACTGGTGAATTATATTATCTCAGATTGTTGTTGAATGTTATTAAAGGTCCAAAATCTTATGACGATCTTAAAAGAATCAACAATCATAACCATCTCACTTTTAGAGATGCATGTTATGCACTTGGGTTCTTGGATGACGATAAAGAGTATGTGGATGCCATAAAGGAAGCAATTAACTGGGGAATGTCATCATATCTTAGGCAATTATTTGCTATGTTGCTGTTATCCAATTCGACGTCTCGGCCAGAATATATTTGGCAATCAACATGGAAATTATTATCAGAAGATATCCTCCATGAAGAAAGAGTGTTTTTGACTAATCTAGGTATAAATATAGACTTTCTATTTTCAAGTTATCAAATAATGTTTCAGCGTCTATATGAGGATATTTAAGTAGTTATTTGTAGCATAATAACTAAATATAGTTATAAAGAGGATAAAAATTACATGCATATATATCCTTATAGTTATTTTAGTGTACATGTGAGTATGTAACTAGTCTAGCTCAAAGCATATTTAAAGGGTTAATATATTGAGTCTTTAATAACTCCATGACTAAATTTTGcacaaaatttaaaacaaaatctGCAAATTTTGAATGAAAATATAAACTCCTATGTGAAACTCTTTGTATttgatttctttacttaattCTTTAGAAGTTATATTCTTTAATTTATGATCTTTATGTTTAAGATAATATGGAGTTTCACTATATAGCATTCATAAGTTCTTTGTTGTGTAAATCATTATTATAAGCAACTAACCTAACTAAAAAGCTAAATTAAATATACTTTATTTGTGTAATCATGTAATATGTTTttttatattattgttatttaaattctataattctttttgttctttcagAGGCAGACCTAATAGATGATGAATTGAAAAAACGTCGTTTacaaaagttgaaaaaagtttTGAAAAACTGTGGAAGAAGTTTTCATGATTTTCCAATCATGCCAAGACCTCTTTACAATGAGGAAGAAGTTGACCATAGCAATAGGTTAATCCATGATGAATTGCATTATAATCATTATTCTCTGTTAGAGGAACATCaacaattattaataaatttGACAGTTGAACAAAAGTCGGTTTATGACAAAATTATGAGGGTAGTGAATGAAGCCAAAGGCAGATTCTTCTTTTTGTATGGTTATGGAGAAACTAGAAGGACTTTTATTTGGAAGACTCTATCTTCTTGCATACGGTCTAGAGGAGACATCGTGTTAACTATTGCATCAAGTGGAATTGCATCTCTTTTGTTATCAGGTGGTAGAACAGCTCATTTGAGATTTGTAATCCCTCTCAATCCAACTGAAGATTCAACATGCAATATAAAACAAGGTAGTCCTCCAGCAAATTTGATTACAAAGACAAAGTTGATTATTTGGGATGAGGAACCGATGATACATAGATATTATTTTGAAGATCTTGATCAAACTTTTAGAGATATTCTTAGATTTAAAGACATATCGATGCTGATAAACCTTTTGGAGGTAAAACAGTTATTCTTGGTGGCTACTTCAGACAAATTTTGCCTGACATTGCAAAAGGATTTAGGCAAGATATTATTAATGCTACTCTTAATTCTTCGTATTTATGGACCCACTGTGAAGTCTTAACTCTAACAAAGAATATGTGGTTACAAAGAGATCAGTTAGATGCACATTTGGatgagttaattttttttttgaatggaTTTTAGTAATCGGTGATGGAAGTATTGGGAGTTACATTGATGGCATTGAGAATGTCCAAATCCCCGATGATCTTCTCATAAATAATTATGATGATCTAATATTGGCAATTGTTGAAAGTACATATCTAGATTTCTTTAACCATTCTAGTGACATTGATTACTTCCAGCAAAGAGCAATTCTTGCTCCAACTCTTAATATGGTGAAGTAGATCAATGAATATATGGTTTCACTCAATCATAGTTCTGAGAAGATATATTTGAGTTCTGATATAGTTTGTATGTCTGATCATTCCTTTTCAGCTTTGAAGCACGTACATACACCCCAATTCCTAAACAATATTAAATGTTCTGGAATTCTAAATCACTCTATTACTTTGAAGGTTAGTATTCCTGTGATGTTGTTGAGAAATATAGACCAGTCATCAGAATTGTGTAATGGCACGAGGTTAATCATCACAAGACTTGGAAATCGGGTTATTGAAGCCAAGGTTTTATCGGGTAACATGGCTGGACAAAAAATATTTATCCCGAGAATGACGTTGACGCCATCAGATGCAATAATACCTTTTAAGTTCCAGTGAAGACAATTTCCAATTGTTGTATCTTTTgccataataattaataaaagtcAAGGCCAGTCATTGTCTCATGTGAGATTATTTTTGAAGAAGCCAATATCTACGCATGGACAACTGTATGTTGCTCTTTTACGCGTGACGAGTAGAAAAGGGTTGAAGATTTTAGTTTATGATGATGATGGCCAAATAACGAATGAAGTTACAAATGTGGTATATAAAGAAGTTTTCCATAATTTAGTTTGAGATGAATCTAGACATGATGAAATTATCAGGTATTTACAATATATTTTTCTGATTTCTATAATTGctttaacttttgagtaaacattACTGTTGATTATATTTTCATTGTATATTTTCAGTAGCTATTCTCATCTAAGGTtttgataatttatttttctcTACTGATTATTTGAcccttaattatttttcttttgtaagaTTCCATGGATGATAATAAGATAATTTTTTCTACGAAGATCCCTGCCAAGAGAACTGGAGAAGATAATGGATCATCTGTAGTAgaagttgatgatgatgttgcacAATTATCAAGCAACAAGATCAAAAGAGTGATTAACAAGAGAAAAAATCCATGAATGACTGCATTTACTtcattttaaatggttttattgaGATAATTGCATAATTTAAATTTTAGAAAGTATCTTTGAATCATGACTTTTAGTCTGAAGTTACTTGACTCTTTATGTTATTGATTTGATTAATATTAGAAGATCTAC harbors:
- the LOC142165760 gene encoding uncharacterized protein LOC142165760 is translated as MVVNEHMDSSRVNMQTEILSSSNVTPQDHSSNFGIICIQSEDKVPDLNIALGDEGQLNLEGEDDDNDDDADDEDANECKVIYTVEFQKRGLPDAHILLFLHEHDKYPTAADIDRIIFAEIPDELADPVYYKAVHNFMMHGPCGSTRKSSPCMQNGRCTKHFPKRFVESTTIDEEGYPVYRRRDNGRNIKKDGIDLDSRPSVKESIFLSWFETNKTLPEARELTYAEFTLKFVWMKQFKSWEKRKTSVFFIGRIFFVPPGTGELYYLRLLLNVIKGPKSYDDLKRINNHNHLTFRDACYALGFLDDDKEYVDAIKEAINWGMSSYLRQLFAMLLLSNSTSRPEYIWQSTWKLLSEDILHEERVFLTNLEADLIDDELKKRRLQKLKKVLKNCGRSFHDFPIMPRPLYNEEEVDHSNRLIHDELHYNHYSLLEEHQQLLINLTVEQKSVYDKIMRVVNEAKGRFFFLYGYGETRRTFIWKTLSSCIRSRGDIVLTIASSGIASLLLSGGRTAHLRFVIPLNPTEDSTCNIKQGSPPANLITKTKLIIWDEEPMIHRYYFEDLDQTFRDILRFKDISMLINLLEVKQLFLVATSDKFCLTLQKDLVIGDGSIGSYIDGIENVQIPDDLLINNYDDLILAIVESTYLDFFNHSSDIDYFQQRAILAPTLNMIPAKRTGEDNGSSVVEVDDDVAQLSSNKIKRVINKRKNP